The following coding sequences are from one Gimesia sp. window:
- a CDS encoding efflux RND transporter periplasmic adaptor subunit: MSQVDLSQLALDRSAPPQLRGHTRFRLLTRYLLPGTLLVGFAALIAYASRDLIFPPKPVTVMPVIVSQAQVRSAGTPLFQAAGWVEPRPTPIRVAALAPGVVEELLVVEDQKVKQGEPIARLVKVDAELALKNTIATGKLREAELQQARATLKAAEVRLSQPVHLEAVLSSAQAELAKIQTQLKNLPFMTRRAKADLEFARLDFERKKSARGAVTQRSIDESKTEVESTTAAYEELMGRKESLISEQKALQARCQALQTELKLLTAEQKDRDEAQAQVAAAAARLEQSQVAVDQARLALERMTIRAPVAGRVYQLVAQPGSSVGNMLTQMTKFDGSTVVTMYRPEWLQIRVDVRFEDIPKVSLNQPVQIDNPALSEPVRGSVLFISSEADIQKNTLQVKVKIDEPTPLLKPEMLVDVTFLAPKHEQTEKDQDRESRIYVPRKMVQQNAAGQSCVWVTDQSRQIARQQVIETSPHANGPLLEVTQGLNVSSRLIASPTSELQPDERITITGETNHEGN; encoded by the coding sequence ATGTCACAGGTTGATTTATCCCAATTGGCCCTGGATCGCAGTGCCCCCCCACAATTGCGGGGGCACACGCGATTCCGGTTACTCACGCGCTATCTGCTGCCTGGCACTCTGCTGGTCGGTTTTGCCGCTCTGATTGCCTATGCCTCCCGTGATTTGATCTTTCCTCCCAAACCGGTCACGGTGATGCCGGTGATCGTCTCGCAGGCCCAGGTCCGCAGCGCCGGCACGCCTCTGTTCCAGGCGGCTGGCTGGGTGGAACCGCGGCCGACCCCCATTCGGGTCGCTGCACTGGCTCCCGGTGTAGTGGAAGAGTTACTGGTTGTCGAGGATCAGAAAGTCAAACAGGGGGAACCGATCGCACGGCTGGTGAAAGTGGATGCCGAACTGGCATTGAAGAACACCATTGCCACGGGGAAGCTGCGGGAAGCGGAACTGCAACAGGCTCGAGCGACGCTGAAAGCTGCTGAGGTGCGCCTGTCACAGCCCGTGCATCTGGAAGCGGTACTCAGTTCAGCGCAGGCGGAACTGGCTAAGATTCAGACCCAGCTAAAAAATCTGCCTTTCATGACCCGTAGAGCCAAAGCAGATCTGGAATTCGCGCGGCTGGATTTTGAGCGCAAGAAATCAGCCCGCGGCGCAGTCACTCAGCGAAGTATTGACGAATCGAAGACCGAGGTTGAATCGACGACTGCGGCGTATGAAGAACTGATGGGACGTAAGGAATCCCTGATCTCAGAACAGAAGGCACTGCAGGCGCGGTGCCAGGCACTACAGACGGAGTTGAAACTGCTGACAGCGGAACAGAAAGACCGAGATGAAGCCCAGGCACAGGTGGCTGCAGCCGCCGCACGTCTGGAACAGTCCCAGGTGGCCGTCGATCAGGCGCGACTTGCTTTGGAGCGTATGACGATCCGCGCCCCAGTCGCGGGACGCGTGTATCAGCTTGTGGCGCAGCCGGGTTCCAGTGTGGGAAACATGCTGACTCAGATGACTAAATTCGATGGCAGTACGGTCGTCACCATGTATCGTCCGGAATGGCTGCAGATTCGTGTCGATGTGCGTTTTGAAGATATTCCCAAGGTTTCATTGAATCAACCGGTTCAGATCGATAACCCGGCACTCAGCGAACCAGTGCGTGGTAGCGTCCTGTTTATCAGTTCGGAAGCAGATATTCAGAAAAATACGCTGCAGGTCAAAGTCAAAATTGATGAACCGACGCCGCTGCTGAAGCCTGAGATGCTGGTGGATGTAACCTTCCTCGCTCCGAAACATGAGCAGACAGAGAAAGACCAGGACCGGGAATCCCGAATTTACGTCCCCAGAAAGATGGTACAACAGAACGCCGCCGGTCAGTCCTGTGTCTGGGTTACAGATCAAAGTCGCCAGATCGCCCGCCAGCAGGTCATTGAAACCAGCCCGCATGCAAATGGCCCTCTACTGGAGGTCACACAGGGGCTGAATGTATCGAGTCGACTGATTGCCTCCCCGACATCGGAACTGCAGCCAGACGAGCGAATTACTATCACCGGCGAAACTAATCATGAAGGTAACTGA
- a CDS encoding LamG-like jellyroll fold domain-containing protein, with protein MKPTLAPLLLACLALLIPERSYAELQVGATIMDVTPVKLPVLVNGSMKSRSVDKVYTKVNARAIVVADGEDRLAIVVVDSCMMTRPFLDEVKKLAAQKTRIPADHMLISATHAHSVPSSMGCLGTSADPEYTPFLRGKLVDAIVAAEAKLEPAQIGWGVGNAAKFTALRRWIKRPDRISNDPFGNPTVRATMHAGRNWDDVIGESGPEDPDLSLISFQSKDGRPIALLANFSMHYFGAPSLSADYFGLYCNGLQEEIGKKLPKDAPEFVAIMSHGCSGDIYRRDYTKPQDQWSFTDDINEYSSELVKLTMGVYKNITYRKDADVEMAENRMQLNYRVPDKQLLEWSQRIVEKMGDKLPETQEEIYAREQIMLHERQSTEVVTQALRIGDIAIATTPNETYALSGLKVKAQSPLPQTMVIELANGGDGYIPPPEQHLLGGYNTWAARSAGLEVLAEPRIVESDIELLEKVSNQPRRFYEQSRGPAVESILGFKPAAYWRLDEFNGPRARDLSGNQRDGIYEPAIAYFLEGARSKSFCTGTETNRAVHFAGNRLQTRVNDLGDQFTVSLWIWNGIPLDARDISGWMFSQGPNHGLAAYGDHLGLGGKQHPGKLVYMNGTDRKLHAGKTAVERWTWNHVAIVRNGNKLTVYLNGKPEIELESKPGASGVLLEQLFFGGRTDNDSNWEGRLDEIAVFDRALNAGEVSQLAK; from the coding sequence ATGAAACCGACTCTCGCCCCCCTCCTGCTCGCCTGCCTTGCTTTGCTGATCCCGGAACGTTCCTACGCGGAACTGCAGGTCGGCGCCACCATCATGGATGTCACCCCGGTGAAACTCCCCGTCCTCGTTAATGGCAGCATGAAGAGCCGTAGCGTCGATAAGGTTTACACCAAAGTCAATGCCCGGGCGATCGTCGTCGCCGATGGCGAAGACCGCCTGGCAATCGTCGTCGTTGACAGTTGCATGATGACGCGTCCGTTTCTGGATGAAGTCAAAAAACTGGCCGCACAGAAAACCAGGATCCCGGCCGACCATATGTTGATCTCCGCCACCCACGCACACTCGGTCCCTTCCAGCATGGGCTGCCTGGGAACCAGTGCCGATCCGGAATACACGCCTTTCCTCCGAGGCAAGCTGGTCGACGCCATCGTTGCAGCCGAAGCAAAACTGGAACCGGCTCAGATTGGCTGGGGTGTTGGCAACGCTGCCAAGTTCACCGCCCTGCGTCGCTGGATCAAGCGTCCCGATCGCATCAGCAACGACCCGTTCGGTAACCCGACCGTGCGGGCCACCATGCATGCAGGTCGGAATTGGGATGATGTCATCGGCGAATCCGGTCCCGAAGATCCCGATCTGTCGCTGATCTCGTTTCAGTCAAAAGACGGTCGTCCGATCGCGCTACTGGCGAACTTTTCGATGCACTACTTTGGTGCCCCTTCACTGAGCGCCGACTACTTTGGTCTCTACTGTAACGGCCTGCAGGAAGAAATCGGTAAGAAACTACCCAAGGATGCTCCCGAGTTCGTAGCGATCATGTCGCACGGCTGTAGTGGTGACATTTACCGCCGCGACTATACCAAGCCGCAGGATCAGTGGTCATTCACCGATGACATCAATGAATACTCCAGCGAGCTCGTTAAACTGACCATGGGCGTCTACAAAAACATCACGTATCGCAAAGACGCCGACGTTGAAATGGCTGAGAACCGGATGCAGTTGAACTATCGGGTTCCCGACAAACAGCTGCTCGAATGGTCTCAGCGGATCGTCGAGAAAATGGGCGATAAGCTGCCGGAAACACAGGAAGAGATTTACGCTCGCGAGCAGATCATGCTGCACGAACGACAGTCAACCGAGGTCGTCACACAGGCACTCCGCATCGGCGACATCGCGATCGCGACCACTCCCAATGAAACCTATGCCCTTTCCGGGCTGAAAGTCAAAGCACAAAGTCCGCTGCCACAGACCATGGTCATTGAGTTGGCCAACGGAGGCGATGGATACATTCCGCCTCCCGAGCAGCATCTGCTCGGCGGATACAATACCTGGGCCGCCCGATCCGCAGGCCTCGAAGTCCTGGCCGAGCCCCGTATCGTGGAATCGGACATCGAACTGCTCGAGAAAGTTTCGAATCAGCCCCGTCGCTTCTATGAGCAGAGCCGTGGTCCTGCCGTCGAATCAATCCTGGGCTTCAAGCCGGCTGCCTACTGGCGACTGGACGAATTCAATGGTCCCCGGGCCCGCGATCTCTCCGGCAATCAGCGGGACGGCATTTACGAACCGGCCATCGCTTACTTCCTCGAAGGAGCCCGTTCGAAATCGTTCTGCACGGGAACCGAAACCAACCGGGCCGTTCACTTCGCCGGCAATCGTCTGCAGACTCGTGTGAATGACCTGGGTGATCAGTTTACCGTCTCGCTCTGGATCTGGAACGGCATTCCTCTCGACGCCCGCGACATCAGCGGCTGGATGTTCTCACAGGGACCGAACCACGGACTGGCCGCCTATGGCGATCACCTCGGACTGGGAGGCAAACAACATCCGGGCAAGCTGGTCTACATGAACGGTACGGATCGCAAACTGCACGCCGGCAAAACTGCCGTTGAACGCTGGACGTGGAATCATGTGGCGATCGTTCGCAATGGCAACAAGTTGACCGTCTACCTGAATGGCAAACCGGAAATCGAACTGGAATCGAAACCGGGGGCATCCGGCGTGCTGCTGGAACAACTGTTCTTCGGCGGACGGACAGATAATGACTCCAACTGGGAGGGCCGCCTGGATGAAATCGCGGTATTCGATCGGGCCCTCAATGCAGGTGAAGTCAGTCAGCTGGCAAAATAA
- a CDS encoding ABC transporter ATP-binding protein, with translation MPLVEIHNLTKQYHKGGETITPLNQVSLNIEQGEFLSLMGSSGTGKSTLLNLIASIDRPDSGTIIVDGVEITSLSRSRLAHWRAAHLGYIFQTHNLVPVLTAYENVELPLLLLPLSRNERRKRVEVALEAVDLLDRADHYPRQMSGGQEQRVGIARAIVKHPLIVAADEPTGDLDPETSEQILDLLKRLNRELDITLLMVTHDAEAATIADRQFYLDHGKLVQRNNEPETALSGSGVSIKETP, from the coding sequence ATGCCACTGGTTGAAATTCATAATCTGACCAAACAGTATCACAAGGGGGGCGAGACCATCACCCCGCTGAACCAGGTCTCTCTCAACATTGAACAGGGCGAATTTCTTTCGCTGATGGGATCGAGCGGTACCGGAAAATCGACACTACTGAATCTGATCGCCAGCATCGACCGCCCCGACTCGGGTACGATCATCGTGGATGGTGTTGAGATTACCTCATTATCACGGAGCCGCCTGGCTCACTGGAGAGCTGCCCACCTGGGTTACATTTTCCAGACACATAACCTGGTTCCGGTTTTGACCGCGTACGAGAATGTCGAACTCCCACTGCTGCTACTCCCGCTCTCGCGGAACGAGCGACGCAAACGGGTGGAAGTCGCGCTGGAAGCCGTCGACCTGCTGGACCGGGCCGATCATTATCCGCGACAGATGTCAGGTGGGCAGGAACAGCGGGTCGGGATAGCCCGGGCAATCGTCAAACATCCCCTGATTGTCGCGGCTGACGAACCAACGGGTGACCTGGATCCGGAGACCTCAGAACAGATTCTAGATCTGCTCAAACGTCTGAACCGGGAACTGGATATCACCCTGCTGATGGTCACTCACGATGCGGAAGCGGCGACCATCGCAGACCGACAGTTCTATCTGGATCACGGCAAACTGGTACAGCGAAACAACGAGCCAGAGACGGCGCTCTCCGGATCAGGCGTGAGTATCAAGGAGACCCCATGA
- a CDS encoding ABC transporter permease encodes MKLLGYIVKSLWGHRSRTMLTVAGSAVALFVFCFIQSIQEGMRDLRSRQEANGSLIVFQANKFCPATSHLPQDYDQQIQQFNGVKDVIPIQVFTNNCRASLDVVVFYGVPPHKLRTARDFEFIQGDWNEFESHQDAAIVGQAVAARRGIEVGDKFSIGDLSVNVAGIYRSNNPAEENYIYSHLEFLQRRQGANLVGTVTQLEVLLQPDADLEAVSTRIDDLYRAGPVETNTRSKGVFQAKSLGDLSQLIEMAHYLGLACVGLVLALVATTTLMSVEDRIQEHAVLRTLGFSGSKVFGVVLAESTLLSLAGGILGVGIALITLKLSSLSVGAEAVTVAFIPSFRLAGIGLLLALVTGMGAGVVPAWYASRTEIVPALRSV; translated from the coding sequence ATGAAACTATTGGGCTATATCGTGAAATCATTGTGGGGACATCGTTCCCGGACCATGCTGACGGTGGCCGGCTCTGCGGTGGCTCTGTTCGTGTTCTGCTTCATCCAATCCATCCAGGAAGGGATGCGCGATCTCAGATCACGGCAGGAAGCAAATGGCTCATTGATCGTATTCCAGGCCAACAAGTTCTGTCCCGCCACGAGTCACCTGCCTCAGGATTACGATCAGCAGATTCAGCAATTCAACGGGGTCAAAGACGTCATTCCAATTCAGGTCTTCACCAACAACTGCCGGGCCAGTCTGGACGTGGTCGTTTTTTATGGCGTTCCCCCGCACAAACTGCGCACCGCACGGGACTTTGAATTCATCCAGGGAGACTGGAACGAGTTCGAGTCACACCAGGATGCCGCTATCGTGGGTCAGGCGGTCGCGGCGCGGCGTGGAATCGAAGTGGGAGATAAATTTTCTATTGGCGATCTCTCTGTGAATGTGGCAGGCATCTATCGCTCGAACAACCCGGCTGAAGAGAATTACATCTACAGTCATCTGGAATTCCTGCAGAGGCGACAGGGAGCGAACCTGGTGGGGACCGTGACACAACTGGAAGTCCTCCTGCAACCAGATGCGGATCTGGAAGCAGTCAGTACCCGCATCGATGACCTCTACCGGGCAGGTCCTGTGGAAACCAATACCCGTTCTAAAGGGGTGTTCCAGGCGAAGAGCCTGGGGGATCTGTCGCAGTTAATCGAGATGGCTCACTACCTGGGTCTGGCTTGTGTAGGACTGGTGCTGGCACTGGTGGCAACGACAACGCTGATGTCGGTCGAAGATCGAATTCAGGAACATGCGGTACTCCGCACACTCGGATTTTCAGGCAGTAAGGTCTTCGGCGTGGTGCTGGCGGAAAGTACGCTTTTGAGTTTGGCGGGCGGAATTCTGGGAGTCGGGATCGCTTTGATCACTCTCAAACTCAGCAGCCTTTCGGTGGGTGCGGAGGCAGTGACCGTCGCGTTCATTCCCTCATTTCGGCTGGCGGGCATCGGCCTGCTGCTCGCACTGGTCACGGGAATGGGCGCGGGGGTTGTCCCTGCCTGGTATGCCTCACGAACCGAGATTGTTCCGGCCCTGCGAAGTGTTTAA
- a CDS encoding carboxypeptidase-like regulatory domain-containing protein produces the protein MYRLSLFSCLLSSVLLAQGCSGDPNVRPAVEISGTVTLDGAPLQQASIQFTSSKSGESAYANLDENGNYSVSFPQADVGSAYEVTISPPVVEEENAMALAEKPQEKSTVKIPAKYTKRTTSGLIAQVNEPGENKANFELKSK, from the coding sequence ATGTATCGTCTATCACTTTTCAGTTGCCTGCTGAGCTCTGTGCTGCTGGCTCAGGGTTGTTCGGGAGATCCGAATGTCCGTCCCGCAGTGGAGATCTCAGGAACCGTGACCCTCGATGGAGCGCCCTTGCAACAGGCCAGCATCCAGTTCACTTCGTCCAAATCTGGCGAAAGTGCGTACGCCAATCTGGATGAGAACGGAAATTATTCAGTCTCATTTCCCCAGGCAGATGTCGGCTCAGCATATGAAGTCACGATCAGTCCGCCTGTCGTTGAAGAAGAAAACGCGATGGCCCTCGCGGAAAAGCCACAGGAAAAATCGACCGTAAAGATTCCCGCGAAATACACCAAACGCACCACCAGTGGTCTGATCGCCCAGGTCAATGAACCGGGTGAGAACAAAGCCAACTTTGAGTTGAAGAGTAAGTAA
- a CDS encoding ABC transporter permease, producing the protein MLRFSLIPWEYGVRNLFRRPLRTLLTLTGLTTVIVLVFIVVGFIRGLEHSLSASGDPDVAILFSLGMGENLEYSSIPMRTSELVAASVGGIKEFHGRKYASPELYLGTQITLPEQERTAMGLVRGVTPAILLVRRKVELESGRWPEPGEVLIGQLVATKLGLSPEQLTTGQAIELEGRPWKISGTFSAGGSAFESEIWCRLDELQQAMKRQDLSLVAVTLDSPDVYPDLDLFCKERLDLELQSVREVSYYQGLKKDYGPIRMLAWLIVFLVSGAGVFAGLNTLYGAVVGRTSELSMLQTLGFVRRAIVISLIQEGILLSTAASLIAALIAVLLINGVAVRFTMGAFSLQIDTVSLLIGSGVGILLGLLGAIPPALRALRLPIVDGLKSV; encoded by the coding sequence ATGCTCCGTTTTTCATTAATCCCCTGGGAATATGGCGTACGGAATCTGTTCCGTCGCCCCCTGCGTACCCTGCTCACGTTGACCGGCCTGACGACCGTGATCGTGCTGGTGTTTATCGTAGTCGGTTTCATTCGGGGACTGGAACACAGTCTGTCCGCCAGCGGTGATCCAGATGTGGCTATTCTGTTTTCGCTGGGCATGGGGGAAAATCTGGAATACTCATCCATTCCAATGCGGACCAGCGAACTTGTTGCCGCCAGTGTGGGTGGCATTAAAGAATTTCACGGCCGCAAATACGCGTCTCCCGAATTGTACCTGGGAACACAGATCACGCTCCCCGAACAGGAACGAACTGCGATGGGTCTGGTGCGCGGTGTAACGCCGGCGATACTCCTGGTCCGTCGTAAAGTCGAACTGGAATCAGGTCGTTGGCCCGAACCGGGAGAAGTCCTGATTGGCCAGCTGGTCGCTACCAAGCTGGGACTCTCCCCCGAACAGCTGACGACCGGCCAGGCAATCGAACTGGAGGGGCGCCCCTGGAAAATCAGCGGTACCTTCTCCGCAGGTGGCTCTGCGTTTGAATCAGAGATCTGGTGTCGCCTCGACGAACTGCAGCAGGCAATGAAACGCCAGGATCTGAGCCTGGTTGCGGTCACGCTGGACTCCCCCGATGTTTACCCTGATCTGGATCTGTTCTGCAAAGAACGCCTTGACCTCGAATTACAGTCAGTTCGCGAAGTCTCCTACTACCAGGGACTGAAAAAAGATTATGGTCCGATTCGGATGCTGGCCTGGCTGATTGTGTTTCTGGTCTCCGGCGCCGGTGTGTTCGCCGGTTTGAATACGTTGTACGGTGCGGTTGTCGGCCGGACCAGTGAACTATCTATGTTGCAGACACTCGGCTTTGTCCGCCGGGCGATTGTGATCAGCCTGATCCAGGAGGGCATCCTGCTCTCGACGGCTGCCAGTCTGATCGCAGCTTTGATCGCGGTGCTGCTGATCAATGGGGTCGCCGTTCGTTTTACAATGGGCGCGTTCTCACTGCAGATCGACACGGTCTCACTGTTGATCGGTTCGGGAGTCGGAATTCTGCTGGGTCTCCTGGGAGCGATTCCCCCCGCCCTGCGGGCATTGCGACTGCCGATCGTCGATGGTCTCAAATCTGTTTAG
- a CDS encoding multiheme c-type cytochrome, with protein MIQKYPFLIPLSILLLACLSGAGLFLYGSQQKTEFVPHVRSVHQPVPSRSCCECHDKFCQQFEGAPHLRTLRKATDPGVLEKFVDREVTLKENGHTYRFFKEDDALWVDCDSYPAPVRIDWVFGSGMHAMTPVSLFPNEKGESELLQHIVSWYPSGKLGITLGLQELAHEQTGINALGEVSDHAKTQNCFGCHAAWLGDSPGEIKSDVIIPGVSCVRCHLNGEEHIKAVERGDKDLKLTKWSSLTPLESINRCGECHRRFDQLEADEIHPANDLLYRFAPVGMSQSPCFLKQTDVKLADGKSARFDCTTCHNPHQQASRDPEYYRQICLNCHSDLKDHAPVCSKESMQSQCLQCHMPAVEVHDNLSFTDHWIRVRERDKERFPEFQMRQAK; from the coding sequence ATGATCCAGAAGTACCCGTTTCTCATCCCCCTGTCGATCCTGTTACTGGCCTGCCTGTCAGGTGCCGGCCTGTTTCTGTACGGATCACAGCAGAAAACGGAGTTCGTTCCGCATGTCCGTTCGGTGCATCAGCCGGTCCCGTCGCGTTCCTGCTGTGAATGTCACGACAAATTCTGTCAGCAGTTCGAAGGCGCCCCTCATCTGCGGACCCTCCGCAAAGCCACCGATCCAGGCGTACTTGAAAAATTTGTTGACCGGGAAGTCACCCTCAAAGAGAACGGGCATACTTACCGGTTCTTCAAAGAAGATGATGCGCTGTGGGTCGACTGCGACAGTTATCCGGCACCCGTCCGGATCGACTGGGTCTTCGGTTCCGGCATGCATGCGATGACACCGGTTTCGCTGTTTCCGAATGAAAAGGGAGAGTCAGAACTGCTGCAGCACATCGTCTCCTGGTATCCCTCCGGCAAACTGGGAATCACACTCGGTCTGCAGGAACTGGCCCATGAGCAGACCGGCATCAACGCGCTGGGAGAAGTCAGCGACCATGCTAAAACTCAGAACTGCTTTGGCTGTCACGCGGCCTGGCTGGGGGATTCGCCAGGTGAAATCAAATCGGACGTGATCATTCCGGGGGTCTCATGTGTCCGCTGCCACTTGAATGGCGAAGAACACATCAAAGCCGTCGAACGTGGGGATAAAGATCTCAAGCTGACCAAATGGAGTTCACTGACCCCTCTGGAGTCGATCAATCGCTGTGGAGAGTGCCATCGCCGCTTCGATCAACTGGAGGCGGATGAAATCCATCCTGCGAATGATCTGCTCTATCGTTTTGCCCCCGTGGGAATGTCTCAGAGCCCCTGTTTCCTGAAGCAGACCGACGTCAAACTGGCGGACGGCAAATCGGCCCGCTTTGACTGTACCACCTGTCACAATCCGCATCAGCAGGCCAGCCGCGATCCGGAATATTACCGCCAGATCTGCCTGAACTGTCACAGCGATCTCAAGGATCATGCACCGGTGTGTTCCAAAGAGTCGATGCAAAGTCAGTGCCTGCAATGTCATATGCCGGCAGTGGAAGTTCACGACAACCTCTCCTTTACCGATCACTGGATACGAGTCCGCGAGCGCGACAAAGAACGCTTCCCCGAATTTCAGATGCGGCAGGCGAAATGA
- a CDS encoding tetratricopeptide repeat protein: protein MTEPDLSTTDRRLRRLFLLIVTASFVLTPIAAADVWWQLSRGQTVLAELAVPGPILAAGNPTAEADWLGGFPFFMSWLIAGFSGLMLLKFCSVLLLLYLLMRRFEPQLQWAAFALALVTLLAANAAWQPTPRLWDCWLLFLNWIATVRWSKSPTKQNAVLVLISLVVWANLAPLCLLGIAVIAIVPWLTGIQTESTVTRKQAGLLVAASAFALMLTPRGWFTLSDSLTQLLPGLFYARDLLATTVWQPTFAQGLTVETAGLGILTLVTVCYLIFYSTGWLESFAFLIFAVPAWLNADAVPPCAIGIALLLGRSLEAHPYPIKLLKTKDLLSPALGRLLLGLGLLLLSGKAAAGTLPGQSQRLGWGLAPELDITLLNQAIGPLEYEGTAHCMDIDSAGMLCWIKADHKVRPYLTHRQALKQGRLFDELSLNAELSDGWMLQKPRMSGGWGGWWVRLKDRNCQLLLVPNGQTRTIRALFDSRWQPMSVDAAVIPYGWSGELLSTPQIIKLLPVKEFLNRKQWTYSLPDPSGTPDCADWWGMLTGSPNLKPALLQARTFRAMQLYTAALRVLHPLLQHYDSPEVKREFELCQKELAYQEQLDTGAPSLLRLQAYQQTSPTDEFPLAQAGPGIKGDHSPPEKVSETLARAINEYIHGDCSEAIAALTADDSESLYAKAQIQLESGDPANAASTFRQLIEQHPQDRLVVPSQNMLDALQ, encoded by the coding sequence ATGACTGAACCTGACCTGTCGACAACAGATCGGAGACTGCGCCGCCTGTTTCTGCTGATCGTCACCGCCAGTTTCGTACTGACGCCGATCGCTGCGGCGGACGTCTGGTGGCAGTTGAGCCGGGGACAGACAGTATTGGCAGAGCTGGCAGTTCCGGGGCCAATCCTGGCGGCAGGCAATCCGACAGCGGAAGCAGACTGGCTGGGCGGTTTCCCTTTCTTTATGAGCTGGCTGATCGCCGGCTTTTCGGGGTTGATGCTGCTCAAGTTCTGCAGCGTCTTGCTGTTACTCTATCTCCTCATGCGACGGTTTGAGCCGCAACTGCAGTGGGCCGCGTTTGCATTGGCGCTGGTCACGCTGCTGGCTGCGAATGCTGCCTGGCAACCGACGCCCCGACTCTGGGACTGCTGGTTGCTCTTTCTGAACTGGATCGCCACAGTCCGCTGGAGCAAGTCCCCAACGAAACAGAATGCGGTCCTCGTGCTCATCTCACTGGTGGTGTGGGCCAATCTCGCGCCACTCTGCCTGTTGGGAATTGCTGTGATCGCGATCGTCCCCTGGTTGACCGGCATCCAGACCGAGTCCACAGTCACCCGCAAGCAGGCTGGTCTGCTCGTTGCCGCATCCGCTTTTGCCCTGATGCTCACCCCACGTGGCTGGTTTACGCTCTCCGATTCACTGACACAGCTCCTCCCTGGCCTGTTCTACGCCCGAGACCTGCTGGCCACAACGGTCTGGCAGCCGACGTTCGCACAGGGACTGACAGTCGAAACAGCCGGGCTGGGTATTCTGACTCTGGTCACCGTGTGTTATCTCATTTTTTACTCCACCGGCTGGCTGGAAAGTTTTGCATTCCTGATCTTCGCGGTTCCAGCCTGGCTGAATGCCGATGCCGTTCCCCCTTGCGCGATTGGCATCGCCCTGCTGCTGGGACGCAGCCTGGAGGCACACCCCTATCCAATAAAACTGCTCAAAACCAAAGATCTGCTTTCACCCGCTCTGGGACGCCTGCTACTGGGACTCGGGTTGCTTCTGCTCAGCGGCAAAGCGGCAGCCGGAACGCTACCCGGTCAGTCACAGCGACTGGGCTGGGGCCTCGCTCCCGAGCTGGATATCACGCTACTGAACCAGGCGATCGGACCACTCGAATATGAGGGAACGGCCCACTGCATGGACATTGATTCCGCGGGCATGTTGTGCTGGATCAAGGCGGATCACAAAGTTCGCCCCTACCTCACTCACAGACAGGCGCTGAAACAGGGACGCTTATTCGATGAACTTTCCCTGAACGCGGAACTTTCTGACGGCTGGATGTTACAGAAGCCACGCATGAGTGGTGGCTGGGGGGGCTGGTGGGTCCGCCTCAAAGATCGGAACTGCCAACTGCTGCTGGTTCCAAACGGTCAGACCCGGACAATTCGTGCCTTGTTTGACAGTCGCTGGCAGCCAATGTCGGTCGACGCGGCAGTCATCCCCTATGGCTGGTCGGGTGAATTACTCAGTACACCGCAGATCATCAAGTTACTCCCCGTCAAAGAGTTTCTGAATCGTAAACAGTGGACCTATTCCCTGCCCGATCCGAGTGGCACGCCAGACTGTGCTGACTGGTGGGGCATGCTGACCGGCTCTCCCAATTTGAAACCGGCGCTGCTTCAGGCGCGAACGTTTCGTGCGATGCAGCTCTATACAGCCGCGTTGCGTGTGCTGCATCCACTGTTGCAACATTACGACTCTCCTGAAGTCAAACGGGAATTCGAACTCTGTCAGAAAGAACTGGCTTATCAGGAACAGCTCGACACGGGTGCTCCCAGCCTGTTACGCCTGCAGGCCTATCAGCAGACCAGCCCGACAGACGAATTCCCTCTCGCTCAGGCAGGTCCGGGAATCAAAGGTGACCACAGTCCGCCCGAAAAAGTTTCAGAAACGCTCGCGCGGGCGATCAACGAATACATTCACGGCGACTGTTCCGAAGCCATCGCCGCTTTGACTGCTGATGACAGCGAGAGTCTGTATGCGAAAGCGCAGATTCAGTTGGAATCCGGCGATCCCGCGAATGCCGCGTCAACTTTTCGTCAGTTAATCGAACAGCATCCCCAGGACCGACTGGTCGTCCCCAGTCAGAACATGTTAGATGCCCTGCAATGA